In the Anastrepha obliqua isolate idAnaObli1 chromosome 1, idAnaObli1_1.0, whole genome shotgun sequence genome, one interval contains:
- the LOC129247518 gene encoding synaptosomal-associated protein 25, whose protein sequence is MAAPEVPRTELQELQLKSGQVADESLESTRRMLNMMEESKEAGIRTLVALDDQGEQLDRIEEGMDRINADMREAEKNLSGMEKCCGLCVVPWKKVAIKDDGDSAWKANDDGKIVNSQPQRVADERERMGGAPPQSGYIPRITNDAREDEMDENLGQVNSMLGNLRNMALDMGSELENQNNQIDRINAKGDANNVRMDGVNKRANNLLKS, encoded by the coding sequence ATGGCTGCTCCCGAAGTACCACGTACTGAATTGCAGGAATTGCAACTTAAATCAGGTCAAGTGGCCGATGAGTCTCTCGAAAGTACCCGTCGCATGCTTAACATGATGGAAGAAAGTAAAGAGGCTGGAATTCGCACATTAGTAGCATTGGATGACCAAGGGGAACAGTTGGATCGAATTGAGGAAGGTATGGATCGTATTAACGCGGACATGAGAGaggcagaaaaaaatctaagTGGTATGGAGAAATGCTGCGGTTTGTGTGTTGTGCCTTGGAAAAAGGTTGCGATCAAAGACGATGGCGATAGTGCTTGGAAAGCGAATGACGATGGCAAAATAGTTAATAGCCAACCGCAAAGAGTTGCAGATGAACGTGAACGAATGGGAGGGGCGCCACCGCAAAGTGGATATATACCACGTATTACTAACGATGCTCGAGAAGATGAAATGGATGAAAATCTGGGGCAGGTAAATTCTATGTTGGGAAATTTGCGAAATATGGCGTTGGATATGGGATCCGAATTAGAAAACCAAAACAACCAGATTGATCGTATAAACGCTAAGGGTGATGCTAACAATGTTCGCATGGACGGTGTTAATAAGCGTGCCAACAACTTGCTTAAAAGCTAA